From Paenibacillus physcomitrellae, the proteins below share one genomic window:
- a CDS encoding DUF4956 domain-containing protein, producing the protein MIESIFSSYAASTELTLAQALLTFVAAIVVGGMISFTYMKTQTAYSQSFTLTMMVLPTIVAIIIMLIGSNIARAFSLAGAFSIIRFRSAPGDSKDISYVLFSMAAGLACGVGAYGYAVVFTLLLCGLMFGLKALKFGTRKDALKLLKVTIPENLGYEEAFDEIFKKFNVGYELKKVRTTELGSLYEVVYALQIGPDTNQKELLDAVRTRNGNLDITLTMNPVTQEN; encoded by the coding sequence ATGATCGAATCGATTTTTAGTTCTTACGCAGCAAGCACCGAATTAACGCTGGCCCAGGCCCTGCTGACCTTTGTGGCAGCCATCGTGGTCGGAGGCATGATCAGCTTTACTTATATGAAAACCCAAACGGCTTATTCGCAAAGCTTCACCTTAACGATGATGGTGCTGCCGACCATCGTCGCGATCATCATCATGCTGATCGGCAGCAATATCGCGCGGGCTTTCAGCCTGGCGGGCGCCTTCTCGATTATCCGGTTCCGCAGCGCGCCGGGAGATTCCAAAGACATTTCCTATGTTTTGTTCTCCATGGCCGCGGGTCTGGCCTGCGGCGTTGGAGCCTATGGTTACGCCGTGGTCTTCACCCTGCTGCTGTGCGGGCTGATGTTTGGGCTGAAGGCGCTCAAATTTGGCACGAGAAAAGACGCTTTGAAGCTTCTTAAGGTTACGATTCCTGAAAATCTCGGGTACGAGGAAGCTTTTGATGAAATCTTCAAGAAATTTAATGTCGGTTATGAGCTGAAAAAGGTGCGGACCACCGAACTTGGCAGCTTGTATGAAGTGGTCTACGCCTTGCAAATCGGTCCGGATACGAATCAGAAGGAACTGCTGGACGCCGTTCGCACACGAAACGGCAATCTGGATATCACCTTGACCATGAATCCTGTCACGCAGGAAAACTAA
- a CDS encoding carbohydrate-binding domain-containing protein — MKRFKKSRVAGIMLFSTVLAAGCSANSTNAGVSGSTSSNSDSSAAVQSSGAAAAAAVKLASVDVSKQAGFDDNDTLTTWSTDGSTAIKLNASSASISGDGAKAAGSTVTITEAGTYVLSGTLTDGEIVIEAAEDAVVHLVLNGVQISNADGPAIHVKQADKVILTLQEGTDNTLADGAAYADTSEEAPTAAVYAKSDLTINGTGALNVKGNNNDGITSKDDLKIMSGTINVKSADDGLIGKDLIAVKDGKITVDAGGDGLKTTNDTDEEKGSIAIAGGTFNITSVNDGIQAETLFYIVDGTFNIVSGGGSAASTKTHEEQPGFGFKGQPGDMGQPPADMNSSSVELNQPTGNTVQGQQPVQAKPSASEGKANSDAGTADSGDSAAAEETESASETESTSAKALKAGGDLAIQGGEFTIDAADDAIHSNANAAIMGGEYTLSSGDDGIHADTALSISKGTINVAKSYEGLESADMEISGGTIHVTASDDGVNIGGSSDDASASEPAAGGPGGGGGDMFAATDGTLTISGGYLVVDASGDGLDSNGSIVMSGGTAIVNGPTNSGNGALDYNGTFEQSGGVLIAAGSSGMAQAPSTDSKQLAVQMTFPDTLKAGTLVTLADSTGHAVAAFAPSKTFNSIVFSSPELKAGESYTISTGGTSSGAEKDGLYDSGTTNGSTKVVTFTLGDNVTYVNESGVTTAPSGFGGGGPGQPGQGQGQGGGRRGMPGTDGNSQQMPGSGTGDQQGTGSSSQPDGTEVNG, encoded by the coding sequence ATGAAACGATTCAAGAAAAGCCGGGTAGCCGGAATAATGCTCTTCAGCACCGTATTGGCGGCGGGCTGCAGCGCCAATTCTACGAATGCCGGAGTATCCGGCAGCACTTCTTCAAACTCCGATTCCTCGGCGGCTGTACAATCGAGCGGGGCCGCTGCTGCAGCAGCCGTCAAACTCGCCAGCGTGGACGTCTCCAAACAGGCCGGATTTGACGATAATGACACATTGACAACCTGGAGCACGGACGGTTCTACGGCGATAAAACTTAACGCATCAAGCGCGAGCATCTCGGGGGACGGGGCAAAAGCCGCGGGAAGTACAGTTACAATTACTGAAGCGGGCACTTACGTGCTCAGCGGAACCTTGACGGACGGAGAAATTGTCATTGAAGCAGCGGAGGATGCCGTTGTTCATCTGGTCTTGAACGGCGTGCAGATCAGCAATGCCGACGGACCGGCTATCCATGTGAAGCAGGCCGACAAGGTCATCCTGACCCTGCAGGAGGGAACCGACAATACATTGGCAGACGGAGCCGCTTATGCGGATACTTCGGAGGAAGCGCCTACGGCGGCTGTTTATGCCAAAAGCGATTTGACGATTAATGGAACAGGTGCTTTGAACGTTAAAGGCAACAACAATGACGGAATAACGAGCAAGGATGATCTGAAAATCATGAGCGGCACGATCAACGTTAAATCCGCCGACGATGGTCTGATCGGCAAGGATCTGATCGCCGTGAAAGACGGTAAGATTACGGTTGATGCCGGCGGTGACGGCCTTAAGACGACCAACGATACCGATGAAGAGAAAGGCAGCATAGCCATAGCGGGAGGCACTTTCAATATCACTTCCGTCAATGACGGCATTCAGGCGGAGACTTTGTTTTATATTGTCGACGGCACGTTTAACATCGTATCGGGAGGGGGCAGTGCCGCTTCCACCAAAACGCATGAAGAGCAGCCGGGATTTGGATTTAAGGGCCAGCCAGGAGATATGGGCCAGCCACCTGCAGATATGAACTCTTCCTCAGTAGAGTTGAACCAGCCAACCGGGAATACGGTCCAGGGTCAACAGCCTGTTCAGGCCAAACCTTCAGCTTCTGAGGGTAAGGCGAATAGCGATGCCGGTACCGCAGACAGCGGAGATTCGGCGGCGGCCGAAGAGACTGAATCGGCCAGCGAGACTGAATCAACCAGCGCCAAAGCGCTGAAGGCCGGGGGAGACCTCGCGATCCAGGGCGGCGAATTCACCATCGATGCCGCAGATGATGCTATCCACAGCAACGCAAACGCCGCTATTATGGGCGGGGAGTACACCTTGTCCTCCGGCGATGACGGCATCCATGCGGATACCGCGCTCTCCATCTCAAAAGGGACCATAAACGTAGCTAAAAGCTATGAAGGCCTAGAAAGCGCGGATATGGAAATCTCCGGGGGAACGATCCATGTCACAGCTAGCGACGACGGGGTGAACATCGGCGGAAGCAGCGACGACGCATCAGCTTCGGAACCGGCCGCTGGAGGACCCGGTGGTGGAGGCGGGGATATGTTCGCCGCAACGGATGGAACGTTGACGATCAGCGGCGGTTATCTGGTCGTGGACGCTAGCGGAGACGGGCTTGATTCCAACGGTTCGATCGTGATGTCCGGGGGAACCGCGATTGTGAATGGACCTACGAATTCGGGCAACGGTGCGCTTGACTACAACGGCACTTTTGAACAGTCGGGAGGCGTGTTAATTGCAGCCGGCAGCTCGGGCATGGCCCAAGCCCCTTCAACGGATTCCAAGCAGCTTGCCGTGCAGATGACATTTCCGGATACGCTGAAAGCCGGCACGCTCGTTACCTTGGCAGACAGCACTGGCCATGCGGTAGCGGCCTTTGCACCGTCGAAAACGTTCAACAGCATCGTATTCTCCTCGCCTGAGCTCAAAGCCGGGGAAAGCTACACGATCTCTACGGGCGGAACCTCTTCCGGTGCGGAGAAAGACGGGCTTTATGACAGCGGTACAACGAACGGCAGCACTAAAGTAGTTACCTTTACCCTTGGCGACAACGTCACCTATGTGAATGAATCCGGTGTAACAACGGCCCCATCAGGCTTCGGTGGCGGCGGCCCTGGACAACCTGGACAGGGACAAGGTCAGGGAGGCGGCAGAAGAGGCATGCCGGGTACAGACGGGAACAGTCAGCAGATGCCTGGCTCCGGAACGGGAGATCAGCAGGGAACTGGAAGCAGCAGCCAGCCTGATGGGACGGAGGTAAACGGGTAA
- a CDS encoding TetR/AcrR family transcriptional regulator: MKLAQLSKKEAILEAALKLFAERGFDATTMPMISELAGVGAGTIYRYFESKEVLLNVLIVESLQAFAEALNQTGTGQRTTVREEFHLLFTGLFQFGKHRPNRLQLICSNANELYLDERSREEVTTFLSQILATISWGQEQGVIRKMPANALIAIVLGAFFQVSDAFRKGLLEESKELLDEIEDCCWNAVRIH, translated from the coding sequence ATGAAATTGGCACAATTAAGCAAGAAAGAAGCCATTCTGGAGGCCGCCTTAAAGCTGTTTGCCGAACGAGGATTCGATGCTACAACCATGCCGATGATCAGCGAACTGGCCGGCGTTGGTGCAGGCACGATCTACCGGTATTTCGAGAGCAAGGAAGTTCTGCTCAACGTGCTGATCGTTGAAAGCTTGCAGGCTTTTGCGGAAGCTTTGAACCAGACGGGAACAGGGCAGAGAACAACCGTCAGGGAAGAGTTCCACCTGCTGTTCACCGGACTTTTTCAATTCGGGAAACATCGGCCCAACCGGCTGCAGCTGATTTGCTCAAACGCTAACGAGCTGTATCTGGACGAACGCAGCCGGGAGGAAGTAACGACATTTCTAAGTCAGATTCTGGCGACGATCTCTTGGGGACAGGAGCAGGGGGTCATTCGAAAAATGCCGGCAAACGCACTGATTGCAATCGTGCTGGGCGCTTTTTTTCAAGTCTCGGATGCTTTTCGAAAAGGGCTGCTGGAGGAATCCAAAGAACTGCTGGACGAAATCGAAGATTGCTGCTGGAATGCTGTAAGGATCCATTAG
- a CDS encoding MMPL family transporter yields the protein MKKLLNARSLSFLGWILITIAALLTMPDLNQLVKEKGAITMPETAQSSKAASFIKQMNTGGEEEQSIVLVFNSGSDKALSDPQKNEINHVLRKLQQQKSQLGLKDLVTYLDGEEQAKRLVSEDGTTILTQISFVLNEDRPIEQITSDLDQMVRISDVPTYLTGSTLVTNDFSKSVEEGVKKTETIAIIFILVILIIVFRSPIIPLISLLTVGISYLVSLAIIGHLVDSFNYPFSNFTQVFLVVVLFGIGTDYNILLYTRFKEELNKQGDVLEAVKVTFKTAGKTVLFSGLAVFIGFLTLLLAKFGLYRSSSAVAVGVAVLIIVLNTLNPFFMVLMGKRMFWPSKSFSGHADSRLWGWLSSRSALRPLLSLLIVAIISVPLIMGYSKQLAYDDLAEVADSYESKQGINVIADHFAPGFSAPVTLAIRSDEPLDNQESLKVLDELSDKISKVKGVSKVYSVTRPTGARIDDLYINDQTGKVNEGVGEANGGVDTIKNGLSSVTDQLKSTDDLSNVQQLIAGTGQLQEGTKTLEQAMNQVTAGLNDGTSGAEELSQGLASLKANVQKLQAGTAQLKQGYARLEQGLGSFGNFFTTVKTAVKGAMDGYAQIQTSMSAITATHPEMAEDVEVQKVMGITASAQKQLNELYSQIDPLTAQYNSAMDSFKQANGSLGQISDGLGQVVNGAGQLQKGADQLTTGLGQGAKGSAQIADKTSDVASGLDQLGKGQQQLYTGLQELQGKMNDLKDGLTQSTEGLSSISEGLNSASRYLAGLSRSEASESFYIPDDVLHGAEFQQSLDTYMSGNRKIAEISIILDDNPYSKEAMNVVQDLNGQLDSALKGTKLEKADLALGGVTQQNLDLKDIAGGDFNRTSAIMLIGIGIMLILITRSFWPPVFVIGSLYLTYLITLGANEFISKQLVQVDDLSWNVPFFTFIMIVTLGVDYSIFLLMRYREIEASPTEAIKQASRNLGGVVISAAIILGGTFAALIPSGVITLIEVAIGVMIGLVLLSLIMLPVLFPALMNLLDRAGRFSRKEKEANAEQQEDNNSITG from the coding sequence ATGAAAAAGCTACTTAATGCCAGAAGTTTATCCTTCTTAGGCTGGATTTTAATTACAATAGCAGCGCTCCTCACAATGCCTGATCTGAATCAGCTGGTGAAAGAAAAAGGGGCAATCACCATGCCGGAAACGGCGCAAAGCAGCAAAGCGGCTTCTTTCATCAAGCAGATGAATACGGGCGGAGAAGAAGAGCAGTCGATCGTGCTGGTCTTTAACAGCGGCAGTGACAAGGCCTTAAGCGATCCGCAAAAAAACGAAATCAACCATGTTCTCCGTAAGCTGCAGCAGCAAAAGTCACAGCTTGGCTTAAAGGATCTGGTGACTTACCTGGACGGGGAAGAGCAGGCGAAACGCCTCGTTTCCGAAGACGGGACCACGATCTTGACCCAAATTTCCTTCGTCTTAAACGAAGACCGGCCTATTGAGCAAATCACCTCGGATCTAGATCAGATGGTCCGAATTTCCGACGTTCCTACTTACCTGACCGGTTCGACGCTGGTCACAAACGATTTCAGCAAATCCGTCGAAGAAGGCGTTAAGAAAACCGAAACGATTGCCATCATTTTTATTCTGGTCATTCTGATTATTGTGTTCCGTTCGCCGATCATCCCTCTGATATCACTGCTGACGGTAGGCATTTCTTATTTGGTGTCTTTAGCGATCATTGGGCATTTAGTGGACAGCTTTAATTATCCGTTCTCGAACTTTACCCAGGTTTTCCTGGTTGTCGTGCTGTTTGGCATAGGGACGGATTATAACATCCTGCTCTACACGCGCTTCAAAGAAGAACTGAACAAACAGGGTGATGTGCTGGAAGCCGTAAAAGTAACCTTTAAAACCGCCGGCAAAACCGTCCTGTTCAGCGGACTTGCCGTATTTATCGGATTCCTGACGCTGCTGCTCGCCAAGTTCGGCTTGTACCGTTCTTCGTCGGCTGTTGCCGTCGGCGTCGCGGTTTTGATTATCGTGCTGAATACGTTAAACCCATTTTTCATGGTGCTTATGGGAAAAAGAATGTTCTGGCCGTCCAAATCCTTCAGCGGTCATGCCGACAGCCGGTTGTGGGGCTGGTTGTCCAGCCGTTCAGCGCTTCGTCCGCTGCTTTCCCTCCTGATCGTTGCGATCATCAGCGTGCCGCTGATTATGGGATACAGCAAGCAGCTGGCTTACGACGATCTGGCGGAAGTAGCCGATTCTTACGAGTCGAAACAAGGCATTAACGTGATCGCCGATCATTTTGCACCCGGTTTCTCGGCACCTGTCACTCTAGCCATCCGCTCAGACGAACCCTTGGACAATCAGGAATCGCTGAAGGTGCTAGACGAGCTGAGCGATAAAATTTCCAAAGTGAAAGGCGTATCCAAGGTCTATAGCGTTACCCGGCCAACCGGGGCCCGGATAGACGATCTTTACATCAATGATCAGACAGGCAAGGTAAACGAAGGCGTCGGCGAAGCCAACGGAGGCGTGGACACCATCAAGAACGGGTTGTCTTCCGTCACCGATCAGCTCAAATCCACCGACGATCTCAGCAATGTCCAGCAGCTGATCGCAGGGACCGGACAGCTGCAGGAGGGAACCAAAACCCTTGAACAAGCGATGAACCAGGTAACGGCGGGTCTAAATGACGGGACATCCGGCGCAGAGGAGCTCAGTCAAGGTTTAGCCTCCCTGAAGGCAAACGTGCAGAAGCTGCAGGCCGGAACTGCGCAGCTGAAGCAGGGATATGCCCGACTGGAGCAGGGACTTGGCTCGTTCGGCAACTTTTTCACCACGGTCAAGACGGCGGTCAAAGGGGCGATGGACGGGTATGCCCAGATACAAACCAGCATGTCGGCGATTACGGCGACCCATCCTGAAATGGCCGAGGATGTCGAAGTTCAGAAAGTTATGGGGATTACGGCTTCAGCCCAGAAGCAGTTAAATGAGCTTTACAGCCAGATCGATCCTTTGACGGCGCAGTATAATTCCGCGATGGACAGCTTTAAGCAGGCGAACGGTTCCCTGGGTCAAATCAGCGACGGTTTGGGGCAGGTCGTTAATGGAGCCGGCCAGCTTCAGAAAGGCGCCGATCAACTGACCACCGGCTTGGGTCAAGGAGCTAAAGGCTCTGCCCAAATTGCGGATAAAACCTCGGACGTGGCGTCCGGACTGGATCAGCTTGGCAAAGGCCAGCAGCAGCTTTATACAGGACTGCAGGAGCTGCAAGGCAAAATGAACGATTTGAAGGACGGATTAACCCAAAGCACGGAAGGACTCAGCTCAATTTCGGAGGGCTTGAATTCGGCTTCCCGTTATTTGGCGGGCCTCAGCCGGTCCGAGGCGTCGGAAAGCTTTTACATTCCCGATGATGTGCTGCACGGAGCAGAGTTCCAGCAGTCGCTGGATACCTACATGTCTGGCAATCGCAAAATTGCCGAAATCAGCATCATTCTGGACGACAACCCTTACTCCAAAGAAGCAATGAACGTCGTTCAGGACTTGAACGGGCAGCTGGACTCGGCGCTGAAGGGAACGAAGCTGGAGAAAGCCGATCTGGCGCTTGGGGGCGTGACTCAGCAGAATCTCGACCTTAAAGATATCGCAGGCGGCGACTTTAACCGCACCTCGGCGATTATGCTGATCGGGATCGGCATCATGCTGATTCTGATTACGCGTTCCTTCTGGCCGCCGGTGTTCGTCATAGGTTCTCTATATTTAACCTACCTGATCACGCTGGGCGCCAACGAGTTTATCAGCAAGCAGCTGGTTCAGGTCGATGATTTGAGCTGGAACGTTCCGTTCTTTACTTTCATCATGATTGTTACTTTGGGCGTGGATTACAGTATTTTCCTGCTGATGCGCTACAGAGAAATCGAAGCAAGTCCTACGGAAGCGATTAAACAAGCCTCCAGAAACCTGGGCGGCGTCGTGATTTCGGCGGCCATCATTCTGGGTGGCACCTTTGCGGCGCTCATTCCATCAGGCGTTATTACGCTGATTGAAGTGGCGATTGGCGTTATGATTGGGTTGGTGCTGCTTAGTCTGATCATGCTGCCCGTTTTGTTCCCGGCTTTGATGAACCTTCTGGACCGGGCGGGCCGCTTTAGCCGTAAAGAGAAGGAGGCGAATGCCGAACAGCAGGAGGACAACAACAGCATAACTGGTTAA
- a CDS encoding AzlD domain-containing protein — MEIRWDVFLMIVGASIVTLIPRVLPLVLLSRIQIPEWGMRWLNFVPVAVMAALIGQELLVQDGKLSLGVEVIAALPAFAASVLTRSLLATVIVGMLAMMALRFFW; from the coding sequence ATGGAAATAAGATGGGATGTCTTCCTCATGATTGTCGGGGCCTCAATCGTCACCTTGATTCCGAGAGTGCTGCCGCTTGTCTTGCTCAGCCGGATTCAAATCCCCGAATGGGGCATGCGCTGGCTGAATTTTGTGCCCGTAGCGGTAATGGCCGCTTTGATCGGACAAGAATTGCTGGTACAGGACGGAAAGCTGTCGCTTGGCGTGGAAGTGATCGCTGCGCTTCCCGCTTTTGCCGCATCTGTCTTGACCCGCAGCCTGCTGGCGACCGTCATTGTCGGCATGCTGGCCATGATGGCGCTGCGTTTCTTTTGGTAG
- a CDS encoding AzlC family ABC transporter permease — protein sequence MALQENLTAPNYEPHIQEERFLQGVKSCIPTLLGYLSIGFAAGVVEKTAGLSIAEILLMSVLIYAGSAQFIAAGMLAASGSPAAIVLTIFFVNLRHLLLSAALSPYFRLLSPLKNLLVGALLTDETFGVAIHQAAMKHRLSEKWMHGLNLTAYLNWIIANIAGAFLGQWIADPEQLGLDFALPAMFIGLLVLQLISRRKLKADLLVVLCSICLVVALSYLTSSSITIILATIAASTLGMAVSRWK from the coding sequence ATGGCTTTGCAGGAGAACTTAACCGCACCTAATTATGAACCGCACATTCAGGAAGAACGTTTTCTCCAAGGGGTCAAAAGCTGTATCCCCACATTATTGGGCTATTTGAGCATCGGCTTTGCTGCCGGTGTGGTCGAGAAAACGGCCGGGCTCAGCATAGCTGAAATCCTGCTGATGTCCGTGCTCATTTATGCCGGCTCTGCCCAGTTTATTGCCGCAGGCATGCTGGCCGCTTCCGGTTCGCCGGCCGCGATCGTGCTTACGATCTTCTTCGTCAACCTGCGCCATTTGCTGCTCAGCGCGGCTTTATCGCCTTATTTCCGGCTTCTCTCCCCGCTCAAAAATTTGCTGGTAGGCGCCCTGCTTACCGACGAAACGTTTGGGGTGGCCATTCACCAGGCGGCTATGAAGCATAGGCTTTCGGAAAAGTGGATGCACGGCTTGAATCTCACGGCTTATTTGAACTGGATCATAGCCAATATCGCCGGCGCTTTTCTGGGCCAGTGGATTGCCGACCCGGAACAGCTCGGGCTGGACTTTGCCCTGCCGGCCATGTTTATCGGCCTTTTGGTGCTTCAGCTGATCAGCCGCCGAAAGCTTAAGGCCGATCTGCTTGTGGTCTTATGTTCGATCTGCCTGGTTGTCGCGTTAAGTTATTTGACCTCCAGCAGCATTACGATCATCTTGGCTACGATAGCTGCTTCAACTCTCGGAATGGCGGTGAGCAGATGGAAATAA
- the folE2 gene encoding GTP cyclohydrolase FolE2 has translation MKSYAAQPLPSKEERLIRFGSVPPIPGNKPTTKEKMSDLQNRSHDYLFNINQVGICKVRHPIQIRSELIPDIQTTVAELTLTTSLQRESKGINMSRLTELLERYRREKWEADFEGLQRLAAEMAEYMEQTQAEIELEFPWFYERSSPVLGMTGLNHSQASMKVIYAQGNPLEFVLKLQTAVTTLCPCSKEISEYSAHNQRGNVTVTVELDETSLPQSDWKTLLLDAIESNASSPLHPVLKRPDEKAVTERAYENPRFVEDMARLVAADLYEMDFVKAFKVECRNEESIHLHDALAVISFDNTTEAAL, from the coding sequence ATGAAATCATATGCTGCACAGCCGCTTCCTTCGAAAGAAGAGCGACTTATCCGGTTTGGTTCGGTTCCGCCTATTCCCGGGAACAAACCGACTACCAAAGAAAAAATGTCTGACCTTCAGAATCGGAGCCATGATTATTTGTTTAACATCAACCAGGTAGGTATATGTAAAGTCCGTCATCCGATTCAAATCCGCTCGGAGCTGATACCGGACATTCAAACCACCGTTGCCGAATTAACGTTGACGACGAGTCTGCAGCGGGAGTCCAAAGGAATCAATATGAGCAGACTGACCGAGCTGCTTGAGCGGTACAGACGGGAGAAGTGGGAAGCGGACTTTGAGGGACTGCAGCGGCTTGCCGCCGAAATGGCCGAATACATGGAGCAAACCCAGGCGGAGATCGAGCTTGAATTCCCTTGGTTCTACGAGCGCAGTTCCCCTGTTTTAGGAATGACGGGTCTAAACCATTCTCAGGCCTCCATGAAAGTCATCTACGCCCAAGGAAACCCCCTGGAATTTGTCTTGAAGCTCCAAACGGCCGTTACCACCTTGTGTCCGTGCTCCAAAGAGATCAGCGAATACAGTGCCCATAACCAGCGGGGAAATGTGACGGTTACGGTTGAATTGGACGAGACCTCGCTTCCGCAAAGCGATTGGAAAACGCTCCTGCTGGATGCCATAGAATCCAACGCCAGCTCTCCCCTGCATCCTGTTCTTAAACGCCCGGACGAGAAAGCTGTTACAGAAAGGGCTTATGAGAATCCACGTTTCGTGGAGGATATGGCGCGGCTCGTTGCCGCCGATTTGTACGAAATGGATTTCGTGAAGGCTTTTAAGGTGGAATGCCGGAACGAAGAATCTATCCATCTGCATGATGCTTTAGCGGTCATTAGTTTTGATAACACAACAGAAGCGGCCCTTTGA